Proteins encoded together in one Tenuifilum sp. 4138str window:
- a CDS encoding nucleotidyltransferase substrate binding protein — protein sequence MDFRRNQSFVNFEKAFLLLKDALRRKNLSELEKAGVVHYFEFTFELGWKTLKDYLLIKGVDQATPFFIKTLGNQ from the coding sequence TTGGATTTTAGGAGGAATCAAAGTTTTGTCAACTTTGAAAAAGCGTTTTTACTTTTAAAAGATGCTTTAAGAAGAAAAAATCTATCCGAACTGGAGAAAGCTGGAGTTGTACATTACTTTGAGTTTACTTTTGAACTTGGATGGAAGACACTGAAGGATTACCTACTGATAAAGGGTGTTGACCAAGCAACACCCTTTTTTATTAAAACTCTCGGAAACCAATAA
- the trpS gene encoding tryptophan--tRNA ligase, whose translation MDIVLSGIRSTGKLHLGNYFGALRNFVRMQHENKCFFFIADYHSLTTHPTPEDLHGSVKQVLAEYLACGLDPEVATLYIQSDVPQIPELYLLLNMNAYKGELERCTSFKEKVRKQPDNINAGLLTYPTLMAADILIHKATKVPVGKDQEQHLEMTRTFANRFNRMYKVDYFPEPVAFNFGEDLVKIPGLDGSGKMGKSEGNAIYLSDDPETIRKKVMKAVTDAGPTQPNQPKPEAIQNLFTIMKAVSSPDTLQYFEDKYNACEIRYGDMKKQLAEDIITFTTPIRERIEAILADNDYLRKVALMGAEKARESASKTIRDVRHIIGFREF comes from the coding sequence ATGGATATTGTACTTAGCGGAATACGTTCAACCGGAAAACTTCACCTTGGCAATTACTTTGGAGCACTGCGCAACTTTGTTCGCATGCAGCATGAGAATAAATGCTTCTTTTTTATTGCCGATTACCATTCGCTTACCACACATCCTACCCCCGAGGATTTACATGGTTCTGTAAAACAGGTGCTTGCCGAATACTTAGCCTGCGGCCTTGACCCTGAAGTAGCTACACTTTACATACAAAGCGATGTACCCCAGATTCCTGAGCTTTACCTCTTGCTTAACATGAACGCATACAAGGGCGAGCTTGAGCGGTGCACATCGTTTAAGGAAAAGGTTCGCAAGCAACCCGATAACATTAATGCAGGACTACTCACCTATCCCACCCTAATGGCTGCCGATATTCTTATTCACAAGGCAACTAAGGTACCTGTGGGCAAAGACCAGGAACAGCATCTGGAAATGACTCGCACCTTTGCCAACCGATTCAATAGAATGTATAAGGTTGATTACTTCCCTGAACCGGTTGCCTTTAACTTTGGTGAGGATTTGGTTAAAATTCCCGGTCTCGATGGCTCAGGTAAAATGGGTAAGTCCGAAGGGAATGCCATTTACCTTTCCGATGATCCCGAGACAATCCGAAAGAAAGTGATGAAAGCGGTTACCGATGCAGGCCCAACCCAACCAAATCAACCTAAACCTGAGGCCATCCAGAACCTTTTCACTATCATGAAAGCTGTTTCATCGCCCGATACGCTCCAGTACTTTGAGGATAAGTATAATGCCTGTGAGATTCGCTACGGCGATATGAAAAAGCAGCTGGCCGAGGACATAATCACTTTTACAACACCAATCCGCGAGCGGATTGAGGCTATACTTGCCGATAACGATTACCTAAGAAAAGTAGCCCTAATGGGGGCTGAAAAAGCTCGCGAAAGCGCCTCAAAAACCATTCGCGATGTAAGGCACATTATTGGTTTCCGAGAGTTTTAA
- a CDS encoding patatin-like phospholipase family protein, which translates to MMTRKRIGIWILLFSVALATLALASRPNPTKDSDKEKPAKGTAIIITGAAAKIAQEAALLESLYERGELNDVVFISGASSGALNAVMLNAVLEKKLTWKEYRELFGDIKNDNVFRTDKKGLPVSNEPLRKLLEEIVVNRLGYKTLADLPFPTAISVVSLRPSPLSEGTYRFCNRKINRESDSTLSLVDVLMASTAYPLVFPPSRINGIKTIPDIPYYDGGIGDDRVPFQALIEFENYRKQPVERVIIISRKRDTDMTLADELKPFGYELKTKLNNGLSPDVLTSLGFWRRLEHIKKRYPELAAKTLVFVPSYRYSFPMFDFNNLKEQYELTYQWAKQNKPIPLNEFLKQKPSLNKL; encoded by the coding sequence ATGATGACACGCAAACGGATTGGCATATGGATTTTGCTGTTTTCAGTTGCATTAGCAACTTTAGCATTGGCCAGTAGGCCAAACCCTACGAAGGATTCCGATAAAGAAAAACCCGCTAAGGGTACGGCCATCATCATTACAGGTGCTGCTGCTAAAATAGCACAGGAGGCCGCTTTACTCGAAAGCCTTTACGAGCGTGGCGAACTTAACGATGTTGTTTTCATTTCAGGGGCAAGTTCAGGTGCGCTTAATGCTGTTATGCTGAACGCAGTGCTCGAGAAAAAACTTACCTGGAAAGAGTATCGCGAACTTTTTGGCGATATTAAAAACGATAATGTTTTCAGAACCGATAAAAAGGGCTTGCCGGTTAGCAACGAGCCTTTACGAAAACTGCTGGAAGAAATTGTGGTTAACCGGCTAGGATATAAGACCTTGGCCGATTTGCCTTTTCCTACTGCCATATCAGTGGTTAGCTTACGGCCTTCGCCATTGAGTGAAGGGACATACCGTTTCTGCAACCGTAAAATCAACCGTGAAAGCGATTCAACCCTAAGCCTGGTGGACGTATTAATGGCATCAACGGCCTACCCGCTTGTTTTTCCCCCATCCCGAATTAACGGTATAAAAACCATTCCCGATATCCCTTACTATGATGGTGGCATTGGCGACGACCGTGTTCCCTTTCAGGCACTCATTGAGTTTGAGAATTACAGGAAACAACCCGTTGAGCGTGTAATCATTATTTCGCGCAAGCGCGATACGGACATGACCCTTGCCGATGAGCTAAAACCTTTTGGGTATGAGCTAAAAACTAAATTAAATAATGGTTTATCGCCCGATGTGCTAACATCGCTAGGTTTCTGGCGGAGGCTTGAGCACATTAAGAAACGCTACCCCGAACTTGCTGCCAAAACCCTAGTTTTTGTTCCCAGCTATAGGTATAGCTTCCCAATGTTCGATTTTAACAACCTCAAAGAACAGTATGAGCTAACCTACCAATGGGCAAAACAAAACAAACCTATCCCCCTGAACGAGTTCCTGAAACAAAAACCATCGCTTAATAAACTCTAA
- a CDS encoding universal stress protein, with the protein MKHIIVPIDFSKESLNGLRLAIIFANRFDSMVQMVHVQKYPTDLTPGQFEEENKKIEKKLEALVEEYSTKMSNSANLSYIIKKGKIYREVVNQAHAFEDSAIICSTHGASGFEEFFIGSNAFRIISATQCPVITIRHGAMPRDIQKIILPIDVTADTRQKVPITTEIAKVFDAEVHVIAVATMQTDEIDLKLNAYTKQVCSYLKEHEVRFQKASLRGDNITDITIEYALDVNADLISIMTEQNIALSDFVLGSQAQQMLSRSPIPVLSVTPKEIFIMGSFKTYGSGY; encoded by the coding sequence ATGAAACATATAATAGTGCCCATCGATTTTTCAAAGGAATCGTTAAACGGGTTAAGACTGGCAATAATTTTTGCCAATAGGTTCGACAGCATGGTACAAATGGTGCATGTTCAGAAATACCCCACCGATTTAACACCAGGGCAGTTCGAGGAGGAGAATAAAAAGATTGAAAAAAAGCTGGAAGCTTTGGTGGAGGAATATTCTACCAAGATGTCAAACAGCGCCAATCTATCCTATATCATTAAAAAGGGCAAAATTTACCGCGAGGTTGTTAACCAGGCGCATGCTTTTGAGGATTCAGCCATTATTTGCTCTACTCATGGAGCCTCAGGTTTTGAGGAGTTTTTTATTGGTAGCAATGCTTTTAGGATTATTTCGGCTACGCAATGTCCGGTAATAACCATAAGGCATGGTGCCATGCCGCGCGATATCCAAAAAATTATCTTGCCTATCGACGTTACTGCCGATACTCGTCAGAAAGTTCCCATTACCACTGAAATTGCTAAGGTTTTTGATGCCGAGGTGCATGTAATTGCAGTGGCTACCATGCAAACCGATGAAATTGACCTCAAACTCAACGCCTATACCAAGCAGGTTTGCAGCTACCTAAAGGAGCACGAGGTGCGTTTCCAAAAGGCAAGCCTACGTGGTGATAATATCACCGATATTACCATTGAGTATGCCCTTGATGTGAATGCCGACCTTATTAGCATTATGACCGAGCAAAACATTGCCCTTAGCGATTTTGTTCTTGGTAGTCAAGCCCAACAGATGCTGAGTAGAAGCCCAATCCCTGTTCTTAGCGTTACCCCCAAGGAGATATTTATCATGGGCAGCTTTAAAACTTACGGTAGCGGCTACTAG
- the asnS gene encoding asparagine--tRNA ligase, which yields MRNSERTKVKLLLESGVVGAEVAAMGWVRTKRGNKNVAFVALNDGSTIHNIQVVFDMTRFTEEQLKGVTTGACIAVRGLLVESPGSGQRVEIQANYLEVLGEADATTYPLQKKGHSMEFLREIAHLRPRTNTFGAVLRIRHAMAYAIHKYFNDKGFFYIHAPIITGSDAEGAGAMFRVTTLDLENLPRTEDGKIDWNEDFFGKEAKLTVSGQLEAELGALALSEVYTFGPTFRAENSNTPRHLAEFWMIEPEMAFYDIQDNMDLAEDFLKYLIRYALENCADDLEFLNKMYDNELIDRLKFVIENPFERLTYTEAIKILEAANQKWEFPVFWGADLQSEHERYLVEKHFKKPVILTNYPKEIKAFYMKQNDDGKTVRAMDVLFPKIGEIIGGSQREEVYDKLLSRIHELHIPEKDVWWYLETRKFGSAPHSGFGLGFERLLLFVTGMTNIRDVIPFPRTPKNCDF from the coding sequence ATGAGGAACAGTGAAAGAACAAAAGTAAAACTACTACTCGAGAGTGGAGTTGTTGGCGCTGAGGTAGCGGCAATGGGATGGGTACGTACCAAGCGTGGGAATAAGAATGTAGCCTTTGTTGCGTTAAACGATGGCTCAACCATCCATAATATCCAGGTTGTATTTGATATGACCCGTTTTACCGAGGAACAGCTTAAGGGAGTTACCACCGGGGCTTGTATTGCGGTGAGGGGATTGCTGGTTGAGTCGCCAGGTTCCGGTCAGCGCGTGGAGATTCAGGCTAACTACCTTGAGGTATTAGGTGAAGCCGATGCCACTACCTATCCGCTCCAGAAGAAAGGCCATAGTATGGAGTTTCTGCGCGAGATTGCGCACCTCCGCCCTCGCACAAATACCTTTGGAGCAGTTCTCCGTATCCGGCATGCCATGGCATATGCCATTCACAAGTACTTTAACGACAAGGGTTTCTTTTACATTCACGCACCCATCATTACCGGTTCCGATGCCGAAGGGGCTGGGGCTATGTTCCGCGTAACCACCCTCGATTTGGAGAATCTACCCCGCACCGAGGATGGAAAGATTGACTGGAACGAGGATTTTTTTGGCAAGGAGGCAAAGCTAACCGTTTCGGGACAGCTTGAGGCCGAACTGGGCGCTTTAGCCCTATCGGAGGTTTACACTTTTGGACCAACCTTCCGTGCCGAAAATTCAAATACTCCCCGACACCTGGCTGAGTTCTGGATGATTGAGCCTGAAATGGCTTTCTACGACATCCAGGATAACATGGATTTGGCCGAGGATTTCCTAAAATACCTAATTAGGTATGCCCTTGAGAATTGTGCCGACGACCTGGAATTCCTCAACAAGATGTACGACAACGAGCTTATCGACAGGCTTAAGTTTGTGATTGAAAATCCATTTGAAAGGTTAACGTACACGGAGGCTATTAAAATACTGGAAGCAGCTAACCAGAAGTGGGAATTCCCAGTATTCTGGGGTGCCGATTTACAGTCGGAGCATGAGCGCTACCTGGTTGAGAAACACTTCAAAAAACCCGTTATTCTTACCAATTACCCCAAGGAGATAAAGGCCTTTTACATGAAGCAAAACGACGATGGCAAAACCGTTCGTGCCATGGATGTGTTGTTCCCAAAAATTGGTGAGATAATTGGCGGTTCCCAGCGTGAGGAGGTTTACGATAAGTTGCTAAGTCGTATCCATGAACTACATATTCCAGAAAAGGATGTTTGGTGGTACCTTGAAACCCGCAAGTTTGGCTCAGCTCCGCATAGTGGTTTTGGGCTTGGCTTTGAGCGCTTGCTGCTCTTTGTAACAGGAATGACCAATATTCGCGATGTAATACCCTTCCCCAGAACTCCCAAGAACTGCGATTTCTAA
- the rpoN gene encoding RNA polymerase factor sigma-54 yields MLKQRLQQKLLQKLSPQQIQMIKLLEIPTMLLEQRIKKELEENPILEEVEQTEPQTEPEIVLPDDNQEGNDDEFSIEDYMNDDDIPSYKLYSSNASPDDKREEIPFSTGVSFHEHLENQLGMADLTEREKQLGLYLIGNIDEDGYIRRKLTAIADDIAFSLGIETNEDELERILYVIQEFDPPGVGARDLQECLLIQIKAKEQQNEITKIAYKILKYHFDEFIKKHYDKIASKLNLSDEKLKQAIDEILKLNPKPGGSFADPYDQSAQHIIPDFILDYEDGEFRLNLNSRNVPELRISKEYADMLESYSYNKEFSNSQEREAIAFVKQKIESAKWFIDALKQRQNTLLTTMQAILDYQKEYFRDGDESKLKPMILKDVAEKTGLDISTISRVANSKYIQTHFGIFPLKHFFSEGMQTDSGEEVSTREIKKILAECVDNEDKRNPLTDEELMEILKGKGYPIARRTVAKYREQLGIPVARLRKELN; encoded by the coding sequence ATGCTCAAGCAACGGTTACAGCAAAAACTGCTTCAGAAGCTATCGCCGCAGCAAATTCAGATGATAAAGCTGCTGGAGATACCTACCATGTTGCTTGAGCAGCGTATTAAAAAGGAACTGGAGGAAAATCCCATTCTCGAGGAGGTTGAACAAACGGAACCTCAAACGGAACCTGAAATTGTTTTACCCGACGATAACCAGGAGGGTAACGACGATGAGTTCTCCATTGAGGATTACATGAACGATGACGATATTCCTTCGTACAAGCTATACTCCAGCAACGCATCGCCCGACGATAAGCGGGAGGAAATCCCTTTTTCCACCGGAGTCTCATTTCACGAGCATCTTGAAAACCAGCTCGGAATGGCCGACCTCACCGAACGCGAAAAGCAGCTTGGGCTTTACCTTATTGGTAATATCGATGAGGACGGTTATATACGTCGTAAGCTAACCGCAATTGCCGATGATATTGCCTTCTCGTTAGGTATTGAAACCAATGAGGATGAGCTGGAACGAATACTTTACGTAATTCAAGAATTTGACCCGCCCGGAGTGGGTGCACGCGATCTCCAGGAATGTTTACTTATTCAGATTAAGGCCAAGGAGCAGCAAAACGAGATAACTAAAATTGCCTACAAAATACTGAAGTACCACTTTGACGAGTTCATCAAGAAGCATTACGATAAGATTGCTTCAAAGCTTAATCTATCCGACGAAAAGCTTAAGCAGGCAATTGATGAAATTTTAAAGTTAAATCCCAAACCCGGCGGTAGTTTTGCTGACCCTTACGACCAGTCGGCACAGCATATCATCCCCGATTTTATTCTCGATTACGAGGATGGTGAGTTTAGGTTAAACCTAAACTCGCGCAACGTGCCGGAACTACGAATAAGCAAAGAATATGCCGATATGCTCGAGTCGTATTCTTACAATAAGGAGTTTAGCAATAGCCAGGAACGCGAGGCCATCGCTTTTGTAAAGCAAAAGATTGAATCGGCCAAGTGGTTTATTGATGCGCTGAAACAGCGCCAGAATACCCTTCTGACAACCATGCAGGCCATACTCGATTACCAGAAAGAGTATTTTCGCGATGGTGACGAAAGTAAGCTTAAGCCCATGATACTGAAGGATGTTGCTGAAAAAACAGGGCTCGACATTTCAACCATATCGCGCGTTGCTAACAGCAAGTACATTCAAACCCATTTCGGGATATTCCCTCTCAAGCACTTCTTTAGCGAGGGCATGCAAACCGATTCCGGCGAGGAGGTCTCAACACGTGAAATTAAAAAAATACTTGCCGAGTGTGTCGATAATGAGGATAAGCGCAATCCCCTTACCGATGAGGAGCTAATGGAAATACTAAAAGGGAAGGGATACCCTATTGCCCGTCGGACCGTTGCCAAGTACCGTGAACAGCTTGGAATTCCGGTTGCTCGCCTGAGAAAAGAACTTAACTAA
- a CDS encoding M23 family metallopeptidase, protein MAAKKKVKIFKNLWNKYRLSIFNEENYEEVWQLRLSRMNVIVFFGGFSILLIALVSVLIAFTPLREFIPGYPDSQTRKGYVKNALKVDSLERVVAQWQRYYEDINILLNGGEPLTGRQTAIDTVKPTAKVELSPSEEDSLLRMQIESDEMFNLSVGSSTTKKSNIPFFIPPVKGIITNKYNPSKNHYGVDLVAGPNEGVLAIAKGTVILSTWSLETGYTIAIQHEEGFLSVYKHNSKLLKRQGEFVNSGDVIAIIGNSGELTTGPHLHFELWHHGATVDPAKYIKF, encoded by the coding sequence GTGGCAGCTAAGAAAAAGGTTAAAATATTTAAGAACCTGTGGAATAAGTACAGGTTGAGTATCTTCAATGAGGAGAACTATGAAGAGGTTTGGCAACTTCGTCTTTCCAGAATGAATGTAATAGTTTTCTTTGGCGGATTTTCTATTCTGCTTATTGCGCTTGTGAGTGTCCTAATTGCCTTTACACCCCTAAGGGAGTTCATTCCCGGTTACCCCGATAGCCAAACCCGGAAAGGTTATGTTAAAAATGCCCTAAAGGTCGATTCGCTTGAGAGGGTGGTAGCCCAATGGCAGCGTTACTATGAGGATATCAATATCCTTCTTAACGGAGGAGAACCCCTTACTGGCCGCCAAACCGCAATCGATACGGTAAAGCCTACCGCAAAGGTTGAGCTATCCCCTTCAGAGGAGGATTCATTGCTCCGTATGCAAATTGAATCGGATGAGATGTTTAACCTGTCGGTGGGATCAAGTACAACCAAGAAAAGTAATATACCCTTTTTTATTCCACCCGTTAAGGGTATTATCACTAACAAGTATAACCCTTCAAAAAATCATTACGGAGTCGATCTGGTTGCCGGGCCAAACGAGGGGGTACTTGCCATTGCAAAGGGAACCGTAATACTCTCAACCTGGTCGTTGGAAACGGGTTACACAATTGCCATTCAGCACGAGGAGGGATTCCTTTCGGTATATAAGCATAACAGTAAACTGTTAAAAAGGCAGGGTGAATTTGTTAATTCAGGCGATGTGATAGCAATAATTGGTAATTCAGGCGAACTTACCACTGGACCCCACCTACATTTTGAACTTTGGCACCACGGAGCCACCGTTGATCCCGCTAAGTATATTAAATTTTAG
- a CDS encoding 1-deoxy-D-xylulose-5-phosphate reductoisomerase, producing the protein MKRIAILGSTGSIGTQALDVIREHPDIFCVELLVAQNSWELLVQQAIEFQPNTVIIANQSHYQRVKEALANHPIKVYTGKQSIVESVVSSEVDMVLTAMVGFAGLEPTLSAIEAGKAIALANKETLVVAGELVTKAAMQKRVPIIPVDSEHSAIFQCLVGERSPIEKIILTASGGPFRNHSLEQLMHVTKTDALNHPNWCMGQKITIDSASLMNKGLEVIEAKWLFGLNPEQIKVVIHPQSIVHSMVQFIDGAIKAQMGLPDMKLPIQYAFTFPERVNSGFPRMDFSMSHTLTFEKPDTNRFPSLALALESLRAGGNMPCVLNAANEVAVDAFLREQISFMAIPKVVEGAMQAIPFIGQPTFADYIQTDSETRIKSVELINKNIIKWRYS; encoded by the coding sequence ATGAAAAGAATTGCAATACTAGGTTCTACCGGTTCAATTGGTACTCAAGCGCTCGATGTTATTAGGGAGCATCCCGATATATTTTGCGTTGAGCTACTCGTAGCCCAAAACAGCTGGGAGCTCTTAGTGCAGCAAGCCATTGAATTTCAGCCAAACACCGTAATTATTGCAAATCAGAGTCATTATCAAAGAGTAAAAGAAGCCCTAGCAAATCATCCCATTAAGGTATATACCGGCAAACAGTCAATAGTGGAATCGGTCGTGTCGTCCGAGGTCGATATGGTTCTTACAGCCATGGTTGGATTTGCCGGGCTTGAACCCACGCTTAGCGCCATTGAGGCAGGCAAGGCCATTGCATTGGCAAATAAGGAGACCCTGGTAGTTGCCGGCGAGCTGGTTACTAAAGCGGCAATGCAAAAAAGGGTTCCAATAATCCCGGTCGATTCCGAACACTCCGCCATATTTCAATGCCTGGTAGGCGAGCGCAGCCCCATTGAAAAAATAATACTTACTGCATCGGGTGGTCCATTCCGCAACCATTCCCTGGAGCAACTCATGCATGTTACCAAGACCGATGCACTTAATCACCCTAACTGGTGTATGGGGCAAAAAATAACTATCGATTCAGCCAGCCTGATGAACAAGGGACTTGAGGTTATTGAGGCCAAGTGGCTTTTCGGCCTTAACCCGGAGCAAATTAAGGTGGTTATTCATCCGCAATCAATTGTACATTCAATGGTACAGTTCATTGATGGGGCCATAAAAGCCCAAATGGGCTTACCCGATATGAAACTACCCATACAGTACGCATTCACCTTCCCTGAGAGAGTAAACTCAGGTTTCCCGCGCATGGATTTTTCCATGAGTCACACCCTTACCTTTGAAAAACCCGATACCAATAGGTTTCCAAGCCTTGCCCTGGCTCTCGAATCGTTAAGGGCAGGGGGTAATATGCCCTGCGTGCTTAACGCTGCCAACGAGGTAGCTGTTGATGCTTTTCTGAGGGAGCAGATTAGCTTTATGGCAATCCCAAAGGTTGTTGAAGGTGCTATGCAAGCCATACCGTTTATTGGGCAACCTACCTTTGCCGATTACATTCAAACCGATTCCGAAACTCGAATAAAATCAGTTGAACTCATTAATAAAAACATCATAAAATGGAGATACTCATAA
- the rseP gene encoding RIP metalloprotease RseP produces the protein MEILIKAGQFFLSLSILVILHELGHFLFAKLFKTRVEKFYLFFNPWFSLFKIKRGETEYGVGWLPLGGYVKISGMIDESMDKEQLEQPPQPYEFRSKPAWQRLLIMIGGVLVNVILALFIYSAVLYTWGEDYLPTKSLKYGVSCDSLATELGFRNGDKILYVGGKEIENFQQIAHDILLNENRDVTVLRGTDTLNIKIDEDYVAKLVKSPIIFFPRIPFVVDEVKSGEPAEKAGFIKGDRLLALNGQPAQFFDEFKSEMQRSKGKNVKVTVERNGNPIDLNVDVPETGIIGVYPVADLGKFFELSHREYSFLHSIPAGVKKGFATISSYLKQLKLIFSPKTKAYESVGGFITIGKIFPSTWDWQAFWSLTAFLSIILAIMNILPIPALDGGHVMFLLYEIITGRKPGDKFLEYAQLVGMAILLALLLYANINDIVKLFR, from the coding sequence ATGGAGATACTCATAAAAGCTGGTCAATTCTTTTTAAGCCTTTCAATCCTGGTTATTCTTCATGAGCTAGGGCACTTTCTTTTTGCAAAGCTTTTTAAAACCCGAGTTGAAAAGTTTTACCTTTTCTTCAACCCCTGGTTCTCGCTTTTTAAAATCAAGCGTGGCGAAACCGAGTACGGAGTGGGTTGGTTACCGCTGGGTGGTTATGTGAAAATTTCAGGGATGATTGACGAGTCCATGGATAAGGAGCAGCTCGAGCAACCCCCACAGCCCTATGAGTTCCGCTCTAAACCTGCATGGCAACGCTTACTAATAATGATTGGCGGAGTGCTTGTCAATGTTATTCTGGCCTTGTTCATTTATAGCGCAGTTCTATACACATGGGGCGAAGATTACCTTCCTACGAAAAGTCTTAAATACGGTGTTTCCTGCGATTCCTTAGCCACAGAGTTAGGTTTTAGGAATGGTGATAAAATACTGTATGTAGGTGGTAAGGAGATTGAAAACTTTCAGCAAATTGCTCATGATATTCTGCTAAATGAGAATCGTGACGTTACCGTTCTACGTGGCACCGATACATTGAACATTAAAATAGATGAGGATTATGTGGCTAAGCTTGTCAAAAGCCCTATTATTTTTTTCCCGCGCATCCCATTTGTAGTAGATGAAGTTAAGTCAGGAGAACCTGCTGAAAAGGCAGGGTTTATAAAAGGCGATAGGCTGCTTGCCTTAAACGGACAACCTGCACAGTTTTTTGATGAGTTTAAATCCGAAATGCAGCGTAGTAAGGGGAAAAATGTAAAAGTAACCGTTGAGCGCAACGGAAACCCTATCGACCTGAATGTTGATGTTCCCGAAACTGGCATTATTGGGGTTTACCCTGTTGCCGATTTAGGAAAGTTCTTTGAGCTCAGCCACAGGGAGTATTCGTTCCTTCACTCAATTCCTGCCGGTGTTAAAAAGGGTTTTGCAACCATTTCGAGCTACTTAAAACAGCTTAAGCTAATTTTCTCGCCCAAAACCAAAGCATACGAATCGGTTGGCGGGTTTATTACAATTGGTAAAATTTTTCCCTCAACCTGGGATTGGCAGGCATTCTGGAGCTTAACTGCATTCCTATCCATTATCCTCGCCATAATGAACATTCTTCCAATACCTGCGCTCGATGGTGGCCATGTAATGTTCTTGCTTTACGAGATTATTACTGGGCGGAAACCCGGCGATAAGTTCCTTGAATACGCTCAGCTTGTTGGCATGGCAATCCTTTTAGCCTTGCTTTTATATGCCAACATAAACGATATTGTTAAACTTTTCAGGTAA
- a CDS encoding Sec-independent protein translocase subunit TatA/TatB: MLTLFIGGGELLVIAIVILVIFGASKIPIFMRNLGRGVGEFKKGIKEAENQEDKEKE; the protein is encoded by the coding sequence ATGCTAACATTATTTATTGGGGGTGGAGAGTTGCTTGTTATTGCCATAGTTATCCTGGTAATTTTTGGCGCAAGCAAAATACCCATTTTCATGCGTAACCTGGGTAGAGGCGTAGGTGAGTTTAAAAAAGGTATAAAAGAAGCCGAGAATCAAGAGGATAAAGAAAAGGAATGA